One Setaria viridis chromosome 5, Setaria_viridis_v4.0, whole genome shotgun sequence genomic region harbors:
- the LOC117859086 gene encoding uncharacterized protein isoform X4 gives MNDGHSAQNVRSEHVFGGKNQELNQGVPEGFQQNRTEEQDLPPFEALHDSIAYHNVHTDVTIDHIVPHALAKGDSVAASPNGRIEIIADDALSPILLQHCTQDDIIHRPAIALRPRRLSKRPPRCVSPFKGDPERAKAPQLTAHAVRKKIPH, from the exons ATGAATGATGGCCACAGTGCACAGAATGTCAGATCTGAACATGTATTTG GTGGTAAAAACCAGGAGCTTAACCAGGGCGTTCCCGAAGGGTTCCAACAGAACAGGACCGAAGAACAAGATTTACCACCTTTCGAAGCACTACACGATAGTATTGCTTATCACAAC GTTCACACAGATGTGACGATTGATCACATCGTACCTCATGCTCTAGCTAAAGGAGACTCTGTCGCAGCTTCGCCAAATGGCA GAATCGAGATCATCGCAGATGATGCACTTAGCCCTATTCTTTTACAGCATTGCACACAAGATGACATCATCCATCGTCCAGCCATTGCTCTGAGGCCACGCCGGCTTTCAAAACGACCACCCAGGTGTGTGTCCCCTTTTAAAGGCGATCCAGAAAGAGCAAAAGCTCCACAGTTAACAGCACATGCtgtgaggaaaaaaattccACATTGA
- the LOC117859086 gene encoding uncharacterized protein isoform X3 — translation MNDGHSAQNVRSEHVFGGKNQELNQGVPEGFQQNRTEEQDLPPFEALHDSIAYHNDNVDLDNIMEDDLSPVHTDVTIDHIVPHALAKGDSVAASPNGRIEIIADDALSPILLQHCTQDDIIHRPAIALRPRRLSKRPPRCVSPFKGDPERAKAPQLTAHAVRKKIPH, via the exons ATGAATGATGGCCACAGTGCACAGAATGTCAGATCTGAACATGTATTTG GTGGTAAAAACCAGGAGCTTAACCAGGGCGTTCCCGAAGGGTTCCAACAGAACAGGACCGAAGAACAAGATTTACCACCTTTCGAAGCACTACACGATAGTATTGCTTATCACAAC GACAATGTTGACCTTGACAACATAATGGAAGACGACCTTTCACCC GTTCACACAGATGTGACGATTGATCACATCGTACCTCATGCTCTAGCTAAAGGAGACTCTGTCGCAGCTTCGCCAAATGGCA GAATCGAGATCATCGCAGATGATGCACTTAGCCCTATTCTTTTACAGCATTGCACACAAGATGACATCATCCATCGTCCAGCCATTGCTCTGAGGCCACGCCGGCTTTCAAAACGACCACCCAGGTGTGTGTCCCCTTTTAAAGGCGATCCAGAAAGAGCAAAAGCTCCACAGTTAACAGCACATGCtgtgaggaaaaaaattccACATTGA
- the LOC117859086 gene encoding uncharacterized protein isoform X2 yields MNDGHSAQNVRSEHVFGATLIQHNQIENDMSSGGKNQELNQGVPEGFQQNRTEEQDLPPFEALHDSIAYHNVHTDVTIDHIVPHALAKGDSVAASPNGRIEIIADDALSPILLQHCTQDDIIHRPAIALRPRRLSKRPPRCVSPFKGDPERAKAPQLTAHAVRKKIPH; encoded by the exons ATGAATGATGGCCACAGTGCACAGAATGTCAGATCTGAACATGTATTTGGTGCGACACTTATTCAACATAACCAAATTGAAAATGATATGTCTTCTG GTGGTAAAAACCAGGAGCTTAACCAGGGCGTTCCCGAAGGGTTCCAACAGAACAGGACCGAAGAACAAGATTTACCACCTTTCGAAGCACTACACGATAGTATTGCTTATCACAAC GTTCACACAGATGTGACGATTGATCACATCGTACCTCATGCTCTAGCTAAAGGAGACTCTGTCGCAGCTTCGCCAAATGGCA GAATCGAGATCATCGCAGATGATGCACTTAGCCCTATTCTTTTACAGCATTGCACACAAGATGACATCATCCATCGTCCAGCCATTGCTCTGAGGCCACGCCGGCTTTCAAAACGACCACCCAGGTGTGTGTCCCCTTTTAAAGGCGATCCAGAAAGAGCAAAAGCTCCACAGTTAACAGCACATGCtgtgaggaaaaaaattccACATTGA
- the LOC117859086 gene encoding uncharacterized protein isoform X1: protein MNDGHSAQNVRSEHVFGATLIQHNQIENDMSSGGKNQELNQGVPEGFQQNRTEEQDLPPFEALHDSIAYHNDNVDLDNIMEDDLSPVHTDVTIDHIVPHALAKGDSVAASPNGRIEIIADDALSPILLQHCTQDDIIHRPAIALRPRRLSKRPPRCVSPFKGDPERAKAPQLTAHAVRKKIPH, encoded by the exons ATGAATGATGGCCACAGTGCACAGAATGTCAGATCTGAACATGTATTTGGTGCGACACTTATTCAACATAACCAAATTGAAAATGATATGTCTTCTG GTGGTAAAAACCAGGAGCTTAACCAGGGCGTTCCCGAAGGGTTCCAACAGAACAGGACCGAAGAACAAGATTTACCACCTTTCGAAGCACTACACGATAGTATTGCTTATCACAAC GACAATGTTGACCTTGACAACATAATGGAAGACGACCTTTCACCC GTTCACACAGATGTGACGATTGATCACATCGTACCTCATGCTCTAGCTAAAGGAGACTCTGTCGCAGCTTCGCCAAATGGCA GAATCGAGATCATCGCAGATGATGCACTTAGCCCTATTCTTTTACAGCATTGCACACAAGATGACATCATCCATCGTCCAGCCATTGCTCTGAGGCCACGCCGGCTTTCAAAACGACCACCCAGGTGTGTGTCCCCTTTTAAAGGCGATCCAGAAAGAGCAAAAGCTCCACAGTTAACAGCACATGCtgtgaggaaaaaaattccACATTGA